In Paenibacillus sp. J23TS9, a single genomic region encodes these proteins:
- a CDS encoding WXG100 family type VII secretion target has translation MRISVEPEALRALSRQLEQSGEQIRQITASLNQALGSLIWETSIRQSLLNQWQTANQQGEQLYALLNEMGRNVLNKAGQFQTADQQQHSIMGNSAFYNSPVASFRAAGIQGSGSILPGYGGRNVPISNPSSAIMAVQGQGSSEDGVDVGWGYQGPTPAGWASLGYGALMLGTMVKSGFNVNMRNNGAVATIKGARSPYALNEGIKGTRYTLNNAAKNPQVWKFVDPKIAAKESLSIKGIGGKLGYAGLLFDTGVSGFQDYKRGGASRAAASVLVNGSLGLGTLASSAAIGAAVGSAVPVAGTAVGAVVGLASGVIISAVTDIEINGKSLKTYAVDGVDAAIDGTVEVAKVAAEGIGHAAQETFHAVSDSVKAVSHGASELADQVKNKIGSLGKMFA, from the coding sequence GTGCGTATTTCTGTTGAACCGGAAGCACTCCGGGCATTAAGTCGTCAGTTGGAGCAGAGTGGCGAGCAAATCCGCCAAATTACGGCTTCTTTAAATCAGGCTTTAGGATCGTTAATATGGGAAACTTCTATCCGTCAATCTCTCTTGAATCAGTGGCAAACCGCCAACCAACAGGGAGAACAGCTCTATGCCCTGCTTAACGAAATGGGAAGAAATGTGCTTAATAAGGCAGGCCAGTTTCAGACCGCAGATCAGCAGCAGCATTCTATCATGGGCAATTCTGCATTCTATAATTCCCCGGTTGCCAGTTTTCGTGCTGCCGGTATACAAGGCAGTGGTTCGATTCTCCCCGGTTATGGCGGACGCAATGTCCCGATCTCGAATCCGTCTTCTGCAATTATGGCTGTACAGGGACAAGGATCAAGTGAGGACGGGGTTGATGTCGGCTGGGGCTATCAGGGACCGACTCCAGCAGGCTGGGCTTCGCTGGGCTATGGTGCTCTAATGCTGGGAACGATGGTCAAAAGCGGATTCAATGTCAATATGAGAAATAATGGGGCAGTTGCTACGATCAAGGGCGCGCGTTCACCATATGCACTGAATGAAGGCATTAAGGGAACACGTTACACGCTCAATAATGCGGCGAAAAATCCTCAGGTTTGGAAATTTGTTGATCCCAAAATCGCTGCCAAAGAGTCTCTTTCTATCAAGGGGATTGGCGGAAAGCTTGGTTACGCTGGCCTTTTATTTGATACAGGTGTATCCGGATTTCAGGATTATAAGCGCGGAGGCGCAAGCCGCGCGGCAGCCAGTGTATTGGTGAACGGAAGCTTGGGTCTAGGGACTTTGGCAAGCAGTGCCGCGATTGGTGCGGCGGTTGGTTCCGCGGTTCCTGTAGCTGGTACGGCTGTAGGTGCGGTGGTAGGCTTGGCTTCAGGTGTGATCATATCGGCGGTCACCGATATTGAAATTAACGGAAAATCGCTAAAAACTTATGCGGTAGACGGAGTAGATGCGGCGATCGACGGAACCGTTGAAGTGGCGAAGGTTGCAGCGGAAGGGATCGGCCATGCAGCGCAGGAAACCTTTCATGCCGTTTCAGATTCCGTAAAAGCCGTATCTCATGGAGCAAGCGAGCTGGCGGATCAAGTGAAAAATAAAATCGGCAGTCTGGGCAAGATGTTTGCCTGA
- a CDS encoding SDR family NAD(P)-dependent oxidoreductase, producing the protein MSQEQVNKLRFTGKTAIVTGAGSGIGKAAAIKMATEGANVALFDLLNDRTAQTEAEINAIRPGSARAFDVDTSDAARVEKAVLETVELFGSVDVVFANAGINGVLSPIEDMKLEDWQHTLSVNLNGTFLTVKYAIPHLKQHGGSVIITSSINGNRTFSNFGMSAYSTSKAGQVAFAKMAALELAKFKIRVNVICPGSISTNIDQSTEKTEELKEIVIPVQFPEGSQPLADGPGDPENVADLVAFLGSDEACHITGAQIIIDGAESLLC; encoded by the coding sequence ATGAGCCAGGAGCAGGTAAATAAACTGCGTTTTACAGGAAAGACAGCGATTGTAACGGGAGCCGGTTCCGGCATTGGAAAAGCGGCTGCCATCAAAATGGCTACAGAGGGAGCCAATGTGGCTTTGTTCGATCTTTTAAACGACCGCACTGCTCAGACAGAAGCGGAGATTAATGCCATTCGTCCGGGCTCCGCACGCGCTTTTGATGTGGATACCTCGGATGCGGCCCGTGTGGAAAAAGCGGTTCTCGAAACGGTAGAACTGTTCGGCTCGGTTGATGTTGTTTTTGCCAATGCAGGGATCAATGGCGTGCTTTCACCTATTGAAGATATGAAGCTGGAGGACTGGCAGCATACGCTGAGCGTGAATCTGAACGGCACATTTTTGACAGTCAAATATGCCATACCCCACTTGAAACAGCACGGTGGCAGCGTCATTATTACGAGTTCCATTAACGGCAACCGCACGTTCTCGAATTTTGGTATGTCCGCATACAGTACCTCAAAGGCAGGTCAAGTAGCCTTTGCCAAAATGGCTGCGCTGGAGCTGGCCAAATTCAAAATCCGTGTGAATGTCATCTGCCCGGGTTCCATTTCAACCAATATCGACCAAAGCACGGAGAAAACCGAAGAGCTGAAGGAAATCGTCATCCCGGTACAGTTCCCGGAAGGAAGTCAGCCGCTGGCTGATGGACCTGGGGACCCGGAAAACGTGGCTGATCTTGTGGCGTTTCTGGGGTCGGATGAGGCCTGTCATATTACAGGCGCACAGATTATTATTGACGGAGCGGAATCGCTACTCTGCTAA
- a CDS encoding WXG100 family type VII secretion target: MAGRILITPEQVDTVANQFKQSGEQSQQIVSSLTQAIHGMEGQWEGMTKQRFFQEFQEAGKQMQSFVQILNSISQELTAIAQKFRTVDETR; encoded by the coding sequence ATGGCAGGACGTATTTTAATTACCCCCGAGCAAGTCGATACGGTAGCGAATCAATTCAAGCAAAGCGGAGAGCAAAGCCAACAAATCGTCTCCAGCTTGACCCAAGCCATTCATGGCATGGAAGGACAATGGGAAGGGATGACCAAACAGCGTTTCTTCCAGGAATTCCAGGAAGCAGGCAAGCAGATGCAATCATTCGTTCAAATTCTCAACAGCATCAGTCAAGAGCTGACTGCAATTGCCCAGAAATTCCGCACCGTCGACGAAACGCGTTAA
- a CDS encoding DUF4176 domain-containing protein, which translates to MEEREHTNSLLPLGSVVLLKGAQKKLMIYGRKQIQMESNTLYDYLGVVYPEGYIDPNYTFLFNHEDIDKIEFTGFSNDEEERFNKLLEDVSI; encoded by the coding sequence ATGGAGGAACGGGAACACACGAATTCATTGCTTCCGCTCGGATCGGTAGTTCTGCTCAAGGGCGCTCAGAAGAAGTTGATGATTTACGGGCGCAAGCAGATCCAAATGGAAAGTAACACCTTATACGATTATTTGGGTGTTGTCTATCCGGAAGGATACATCGACCCCAACTATACTTTTTTGTTCAATCATGAGGATATCGACAAGATCGAATTTACCGGATTTTCGAATGATGAGGAAGAAAGATTCAACAAGCTTCTGGAGGATGTTTCAATTTAG
- a CDS encoding vWA domain-containing protein, whose amino-acid sequence MNYTIQASQRTPALIIYLIDISASMNMLMEDKRRIDIVYEALSLAIRQMVFRSTKGNRLTPRYRIAILAYSDDVYDLLNGIKGIDEIAAVGSLPDLTPRRFSDSAKAFRQAERILQSELPHMQDCPAPLVCHMTDGVATGDDPEPIAKRIMSMSVPDGNVLVENIFISDHMLDEPILQPRRWKGIHTETELRDEHAAKLRNMSSPLPESYREMLAEADYLLAPGALMMLPGSCSELVSIGFQMSAATPVRA is encoded by the coding sequence ATGAATTATACTATTCAGGCTTCCCAGCGCACGCCCGCGCTTATTATCTACTTAATCGATATCAGCGCATCCATGAATATGCTGATGGAGGATAAACGGCGGATCGATATCGTTTATGAAGCCTTATCTCTCGCCATTCGACAAATGGTGTTCCGATCAACGAAAGGTAACCGACTCACGCCGCGTTACCGGATTGCCATCTTGGCATATAGTGATGATGTTTACGATCTGCTCAATGGAATTAAGGGGATCGATGAAATTGCAGCAGTGGGTTCATTGCCGGATCTGACACCGAGAAGATTCTCGGATTCAGCAAAGGCCTTCCGCCAGGCGGAACGTATTCTGCAGTCCGAACTTCCGCATATGCAGGATTGTCCTGCCCCGCTGGTTTGTCACATGACCGATGGGGTGGCAACCGGTGATGATCCTGAGCCTATAGCCAAACGGATTATGAGCATGAGTGTACCAGACGGAAATGTGCTCGTGGAAAATATCTTTATCTCCGATCATATGCTGGATGAGCCTATCTTGCAGCCGAGGCGTTGGAAAGGAATCCACACGGAAACCGAGCTGAGGGATGAGCATGCGGCAAAGCTGCGGAATATGTCCTCACCTCTGCCGGAGAGCTACCGGGAGATGCTGGCCGAGGCTGATTATCTGCTTGCACCCGGAGCTTTGATGATGCTTCCAGGAAGCTGTTCGGAGCTCGTGTCCATCGGATTCCAAATGTCGGCGGCAACGCCGGTCAGAGCGTAG
- the essC gene encoding type VII secretion protein EssC — MNVLYQRSPRIKPTLKEEIIEILRPQNEPNKPSFSLISILLPAVMTIFSIGFYIYMNLTGKMGNSSYIMFQMVSVMMMLTSYTIPFFVYLGNKKKYKEQLKERVRVYHVELDKHREELTIGHKEQVNVLFEVHGDPDVCFHVVKNRSSVLWERSFEDDDFLHTRIGTGNLPFYMKVKVPRPDGYVKDPLIEAAQELASEFETVPDAPVALPLFQAKVIGLVGDREAVMNSLRVMIAQMAVRHSPDEVKLAAFYEEKDAEDWDWMRWLPHTWDENRGQRYMSDRRSSTHQLADELFQRLMRRKTSRNEKKKKTVELPVQLVLLSSSQLIEEEPLLPLLLEEPGEVDTCTIILSDRKETLPMQCHLIVDVSREQGHYSLKREDGAFDQMSFVPDILTLERAEALSRYMAPVRLKRSLASDIPDVLSLFEMMNMKTVSDLDVQQRWKNNRYPESLPVPIGVRAGGKKINLNIHDKIERQGHGPHGLIAGTTGSGKSEVIQSIVASLAAEFHPHDLSFMLIDYKGGGMSNTFIDLPHVVGTITNLSSSLMERAQISLKAELVRRQKILNDAGNLQHIDEYYKQLRRGGGEPLPHLVIIIDEFAQLKKDQPEFMDELISIAAIGRTLGVHLILATQKPAGVVDDKIWSNARFRICLRVQDEGDSRDMLKIPNAAWINKPGRGYLQVGSDEIFEEMQFAWSGAPYVEQTDSPGRIVPTEISLNGKRENLLATSMSAANLQMEQPPKQLQVFIDKLAEAANDAGIPRLQGPWLPPLPDRLELEDLAGITGNLQVNELEGIVGVIDDLPNQSQRPLHISMQMGHWAVYGMPGLGKTTFIQTLFMSLAGRYSPLAWNGYIVDMGRMMRDFTGLPHIGGVMMAEEDDRIKRLFRFLVKTVSRRKEMFAEAGVKTAAAYRRSQMTVLPQLLVIIDGYLNFRNSFPEENEMLEFILREGGNLGITFMITSNRISDIFEKVRSNIANAATFELADAADYYYAVGRPARNPGSMPPGRGLVKGHVPPLEFQAALPAAGDDEAVRSIALRNQIQSIAQHYPNEQVPKIEKLPERILLHELMPHMASFKPELSGKSSFKVPVGLFTDDLEPFELDLKEGPHFIIASPMEGGKTSFLLAWMLSLAYHYSPEQMLMYTVDSRYGSRGLSQIKELPHIQGCAAREEELSLLIGHIYEQVQRRGSEETEEPAILLVIDDADILAKQLNDFTIKEQLGAIVRLGRDRNVHVLLSGVPADFPTFGVEWFNDVKSCQSGFLFGTLDPNDLSFFRIPFSESSNAPGSLKILPPGQGYYIKRKFARVKAAIPFGDQWDSDQWVTEIRDRWHVVV; from the coding sequence GTGAATGTGTTGTATCAACGCTCGCCAAGAATCAAGCCAACGCTGAAAGAAGAGATAATCGAAATATTGAGACCGCAGAATGAGCCAAATAAGCCTTCATTCTCTCTCATTTCCATTCTACTTCCGGCGGTAATGACGATATTCAGTATTGGATTTTATATATATATGAATCTGACCGGAAAGATGGGCAATTCCAGCTATATTATGTTTCAGATGGTTTCTGTCATGATGATGCTGACATCTTACACGATTCCTTTCTTTGTCTATCTAGGCAACAAGAAGAAATATAAGGAACAGCTGAAGGAACGTGTCCGTGTATATCATGTGGAGCTGGACAAACACAGGGAAGAATTAACCATAGGGCATAAGGAACAGGTGAATGTGCTTTTCGAAGTTCACGGTGATCCTGATGTCTGTTTTCATGTTGTCAAAAACCGCAGCAGCGTGCTGTGGGAACGTTCCTTTGAGGATGATGACTTTCTGCATACGCGTATTGGTACAGGAAATCTTCCCTTTTATATGAAGGTGAAGGTTCCCCGTCCGGACGGCTATGTAAAAGATCCGCTGATTGAAGCGGCACAGGAGCTGGCAAGTGAATTTGAAACGGTTCCGGATGCTCCGGTAGCGCTGCCGCTGTTCCAAGCGAAAGTCATTGGTCTCGTGGGGGACCGGGAGGCGGTCATGAATTCGCTGCGGGTCATGATTGCCCAGATGGCTGTCCGGCATTCACCGGACGAGGTGAAGCTCGCCGCCTTTTACGAGGAAAAGGATGCAGAGGACTGGGACTGGATGAGATGGCTCCCGCATACATGGGATGAGAACCGGGGCCAGCGCTATATGTCTGACCGGCGCAGCAGTACCCACCAGCTTGCGGATGAATTGTTCCAGCGTCTGATGCGCCGTAAAACATCACGTAATGAGAAAAAGAAGAAAACCGTTGAATTGCCGGTGCAGCTTGTCCTTCTGTCGAGCAGCCAATTGATCGAAGAGGAGCCGCTGCTTCCACTTCTGCTGGAAGAACCCGGAGAGGTTGACACCTGCACCATCATTTTGTCGGATCGCAAGGAGACACTGCCTATGCAATGCCATTTGATCGTGGATGTTAGCAGGGAGCAGGGGCATTACTCCTTAAAGCGTGAGGACGGGGCATTTGATCAGATGAGTTTTGTACCGGATATCCTTACGCTCGAAAGGGCAGAGGCTTTATCACGTTATATGGCCCCAGTCCGGTTGAAACGTTCCTTGGCATCGGATATACCGGATGTACTGTCTCTGTTTGAAATGATGAATATGAAAACCGTATCGGATCTGGATGTGCAGCAGCGCTGGAAAAATAATCGTTATCCAGAAAGCCTCCCGGTCCCGATTGGCGTCCGTGCCGGCGGTAAAAAGATCAATTTGAATATTCATGATAAAATAGAAAGACAAGGGCATGGTCCGCATGGACTGATCGCGGGGACAACCGGGTCAGGCAAAAGTGAGGTTATTCAGTCCATTGTAGCCTCTCTAGCCGCAGAGTTTCATCCCCATGACCTGTCTTTCATGTTAATTGATTATAAGGGCGGAGGTATGTCCAATACGTTCATCGATCTGCCGCATGTTGTAGGAACGATTACCAATTTAAGCAGCAGTTTGATGGAAAGAGCCCAAATATCACTTAAGGCGGAGCTAGTACGACGCCAAAAAATATTGAATGATGCCGGAAATCTGCAGCATATCGATGAATACTACAAGCAGTTAAGACGCGGAGGGGGAGAACCTCTTCCGCATCTGGTCATTATTATTGATGAATTTGCACAGCTCAAAAAAGATCAGCCCGAGTTCATGGATGAACTGATCAGCATAGCGGCTATAGGCCGAACACTGGGTGTCCATCTGATACTTGCGACTCAGAAACCGGCTGGCGTTGTTGACGATAAAATATGGAGTAATGCCCGTTTCCGCATTTGTCTGCGCGTACAGGACGAAGGTGACAGCCGGGACATGCTCAAAATTCCGAATGCAGCCTGGATCAATAAGCCGGGACGAGGCTACCTACAGGTGGGCAGCGATGAGATTTTTGAAGAAATGCAGTTTGCCTGGAGTGGTGCACCTTATGTGGAACAAACGGATTCGCCGGGGCGGATCGTCCCGACCGAAATCTCTTTGAACGGAAAACGTGAAAATCTGCTGGCAACCAGCATGTCCGCAGCGAATCTGCAAATGGAGCAGCCGCCAAAGCAGCTGCAGGTCTTTATAGACAAACTGGCAGAAGCAGCAAACGACGCCGGAATCCCGCGTCTTCAGGGACCGTGGCTGCCGCCGCTTCCGGACAGACTTGAGCTGGAGGATCTGGCTGGCATTACAGGAAACCTGCAAGTCAATGAGCTTGAAGGAATCGTTGGTGTTATTGATGATCTGCCTAACCAAAGCCAAAGACCTCTTCATATTTCGATGCAGATGGGACACTGGGCAGTATATGGAATGCCGGGTCTCGGCAAGACGACATTTATACAGACACTGTTTATGTCACTGGCAGGCCGCTATTCTCCACTGGCGTGGAATGGTTACATCGTGGATATGGGCCGCATGATGCGTGATTTCACAGGACTGCCGCATATTGGCGGTGTGATGATGGCAGAAGAGGATGACCGGATCAAGCGCTTGTTCCGTTTTCTGGTGAAGACGGTTTCCCGGCGCAAAGAAATGTTTGCCGAGGCAGGCGTGAAAACTGCTGCTGCTTATCGGCGTTCTCAGATGACCGTTCTTCCGCAGCTGCTCGTGATCATCGATGGTTACTTGAATTTCCGGAATTCATTTCCTGAAGAAAATGAGATGCTGGAATTTATTTTGCGTGAGGGCGGTAACCTTGGAATCACGTTCATGATCACCTCAAACCGTATATCTGATATTTTTGAAAAAGTACGGAGCAATATTGCCAATGCCGCAACCTTTGAACTCGCGGATGCTGCAGATTATTATTACGCCGTTGGCAGACCGGCCAGGAACCCTGGCTCCATGCCTCCGGGCAGAGGTTTAGTGAAAGGACATGTACCACCGCTTGAGTTCCAAGCAGCGCTGCCGGCAGCGGGCGATGATGAAGCAGTACGTTCCATTGCGCTCCGCAACCAGATTCAGAGCATCGCTCAGCATTATCCCAATGAACAAGTGCCGAAGATTGAAAAGCTGCCGGAACGTATTCTGCTTCATGAGCTTATGCCGCATATGGCAAGCTTTAAGCCAGAACTTTCGGGGAAATCTTCGTTTAAAGTACCTGTCGGATTGTTTACGGATGATCTGGAGCCCTTTGAACTGGACTTGAAGGAAGGACCTCATTTCATCATTGCCAGCCCGATGGAGGGAGGTAAAACCTCTTTTTTACTTGCGTGGATGCTGTCGTTGGCATATCATTACTCACCGGAGCAGATGCTTATGTACACAGTGGATTCCCGTTATGGAAGCCGTGGTCTGTCGCAAATTAAAGAGCTTCCTCATATACAGGGCTGTGCCGCGAGGGAAGAAGAGCTCTCTCTTCTGATTGGGCATATATATGAGCAGGTGCAGCGACGTGGAAGTGAAGAGACGGAAGAACCAGCCATTCTGCTGGTGATCGATGATGCCGACATTCTAGCTAAGCAGTTAAATGATTTTACTATAAAGGAACAGCTCGGAGCCATTGTGAGGCTCGGACGCGACCGGAATGTACATGTTCTGTTATCGGGTGTTCCGGCTGACTTTCCAACGTTCGGGGTGGAATGGTTTAATGATGTGAAATCTTGCCAAAGCGGATTTCTTTTCGGGACTTTAGACCCTAATGATTTATCGTTCTTTCGGATTCCTTTTTCGGAGTCCAGTAATGCCCCTGGCAGCTTGAAAATTCTTCCACCGGGACAGGGGTACTACATTAAACGGAAATTTGCCAGGGTTAAAGCTGCAATTCCGTTCGGTGACCAATGGGACAGCGATCAATGGGTCACAGAAATTCGTGACCGATGGCATGTTGTTGTTTGA